A genomic window from Lotus japonicus ecotype B-129 chromosome 1, LjGifu_v1.2 includes:
- the LOC130731421 gene encoding AAA-ATPase At2g46620-like, with protein sequence MVLFLCNPILVLLTPFFLFLFLLLSIRWWRPIQDWFHVYQFFRVPLLNQTMQHNHLYRNLSLYLHSLPSIQDSDFSNLLTGPTQHDVILSLGPNQTIHDHFLGATVSWSNEPTAFVLKIRKSDRRRILRPYLHHISAVAAEINQQGNRDLRLFVNADADGTSWRSVPFTHPSTFDTIAMEPDLKSRVKSDLESFLKAKQYYHRLGRVWKRSFLLYGPSGTGKSSFVAAMANFLCYDVYDIDLSKVPGDSDLKLLLLQTTPRSIVVVEDLDRFLAEKSTAGMLNFMDGVLSSCCGEERVMVFTMNSKENVDPNLLRPGRVDVHIHFPLCDFSAFKTLASSYLGVKEHKLFPQVEEIFQNGASLSPAEIGELMIANRSSPSRAIKSVITALQTDGDGRGRGLNQQHTGDDELDEDDGLRTAKDLRKLYGFFRLRVARRSSSSPNSTLASPLR encoded by the coding sequence ATGGTTCTCTTCCTCTGCAACCCCATACTTGTTCTTCTCAcacccttcttcctcttcctcttccttctactCTCCATTCGATGGTGGAGACCCATCCAAGATTGGTTCCACGTCTACCAATTCTTCAGAGTCCCACTACTCAACCAAACCATGCAACACAATCATCTCTACAGAAACCTCTCCCTCTACTTGCATTCCCTCCCTTCCATTCAGGACTCTGATTTCTCCAACCTCCTCACTGGCCCCACCCAACACGACGTCATCCTCTCCCTCGGCCCCAACCAAACCATCCACGACCACTTCCTCGGAGCCACCGTTTCCTGGTCCAACGAGCCCACAGCCTTCGTCCTCAAGATCAGAAAATCCGACAGGCGCAGAATCCTCCGCCCCTACCTCCACCACATCAGCGCCGTCGCCGCCGAAATCAACCAGCAAGGGAACCGCGACTTGCGTCTCTTCGTCAACGCCGACGCCGACGGAACCTCCTGGAGATCCGTTCCCTTCACCCACCCCTCCACCTTCGACACCATCGCCATGGAGCCTGATCTCAAAAgcagagtcaaatccgatctcgaATCGTTCCTCAAGGCGAAACAGTACTACCATCGCCTTGGTCGCGTTTGGAAACGAAGCTTCCTCCTGTACGGCCCCTCCGGCACCGGGAAGTCAAGCTTCGTTGCCGCCATGGCCAATTTCCTCTGCTACGACGTCTACGACATCGACCTCTCCAAGGTTCCTGGAGATTCGGATCTcaaactcctcctcctccaaacgACGCCGAGATCGATCGTGGTTGTAGAGGATCTGGACCGGTTCCTGGCGGAGAAATCGACGGCGGGGATGCTGAACTTCATGGACGGGGTTCTGAGCTCGTGCTGCGGCGAGGAGAGGGTGATGGTGTTCACGATGAACAGCAAGGAGAACGTGGACCCGAACCTGCTTCGTCCGGGTCGGGTCGACGTGCACATTCATTTCCCGCTGTGCGATTTCTCTGCGTTCAAGACGTTAGCGAGCAGCTACCTTGGCGTGAAGGAGCACAAGCTGTTCCCGCAGGTGGAGGAGATATTCCAGAACGGAGCGAGTTTGAGCCCCGCCGAGATCGGTGAGTTGATGATCGCGAACCGGAGCTCGCCGAGTCGGGCAATCAAATCGGTCATCACGGCCTTGCAAACGGACGGCGATGGCAGGGGGCGCGGGTTGAACCAACAGCACACGGGGGATGATGAGTTGGATGAGGATGATGGTCTCCGTACAGCGAAGGATTTGCGGAAATTGTACGGTTTTTTCAGATTGAGGGTTGCGAGAAGATCTTCGTCTTCCCCTAATAGTACATTGGCAAGTCCATTGCGATGA
- the LOC130731422 gene encoding ras-related protein RABA3-like, producing the protein MNQEMNGVEAEKLHLQEKNVHDKIDYVFKVVVIGDSAVGKTQILSRFAKNEFCFDSKATIGVEFQTRTVTINAKVIKAQIWDTAGQERYRAVTSAYYRGALGAMLVYDITKRQSFDHVARWVEELRAHADSSIVIMLIGNKGDLVDQRVVLSEDAVEFAEEQGLFFSETSALTGENVESAFLKLLQEINTRVVSKRSLSDCNHGKKTNGGNSLKGSKIDVISGPELEITEVKKVPSCSCSSS; encoded by the exons ATGAATCAGGAAATGAATGGGGTTGAGGCTGAGAAGCTGCACCTGCAAGAGAAGAATGTGCATGATAAAATAGATTATGTGTTTAAGGTGGTGGTGATTGGGGACTCAGCTGTGGGCAAGACTCAAATACTCTCAAGGTTTGCAAAGAATGAATTCTGCTTTGATTCAAAAGCTACCATTGGGGTTGAGTTTCAGACCAGAACTGTCACAATTAATGCCAAAGTCATCAAAGCCCAGATCTGGGACACTGCTGGTCAAGAAAG GTACAGGGCTGTGACAAGTGCATACTACAGAGGAGCATTAGGAGCAATGCTGGTGTATGACATAACAAAAAGACAGTCTTTTGATCATGTGGCTAGGTGGGTTGAGGAGCTGCGAGCACACGCAGACAGCTCCATTGTGATCATGCTAATTGGGAACAAAGGTGATCTTGTGGATCAAAGAGTGGTGCTCTCTGAAGATGCAGTTGAGTTTGCAGAGGAACAAGGCCTTTTCTTCTCTGAGACTTCAGCTCTCACTGGTGAGAACGTGGAGAGTGCGTTTCTCAAGTTACTTCAAGAGATCAATACTAGAGTTGTCTCAAAAAGGTCTTTGTCAGATTGTAATCATGGGAAGAAGACCAATGGTGGCAATAGCCTTAAAGGATCCAAAATTGATGTAATCTCTGGTCCTGAATTGGAAATTACTGAAGTGAAGAAAGTACCTTCATGTTCTTGTTCATCTAGTTAA
- the LOC130731420 gene encoding ATP synthase subunit delta, chloroplastic — protein sequence MDPLTTSVSSTLKISPFPPTNREFYYFTRTPYAPPTRPPQHHVSSAPTVHNLIPKIKTLSHHKSSSSLAPSSSNTPPPKIKPSPPIIFHRNPATGYAAAVIDVAQSTNSLHSVQRDVQRLLKLLQTVNFESFVADPSRIEEVRRQALKRVLEKGNFHRHVVTILKMLLKKNKLGIVQQVLQEFERIYDELCGTQVVLVSSEKKMGEDELLGIVKSVQQMSGAVRVKVKNLVPESLASFAV from the coding sequence aTGGATCCTTTGACAACCTCTGTTTCTTCAACCCTCAAAATCTCACCATTTCCACCAACAAACCGTGAGTTCTATTACTTCACAAGAACTCCCTATGCACCACCCACCCGTCCTCCACAACACCATGTCTCCTCCGCTCCCACCGTTCACAACTTGATCCCCAAAATCAAAACTCTATCACACCACaagtcttcttcttctctagcACCATCCTCCTCAAACACCCCACCTCCCAAAATCAAACCTTCACCTCCAATAATATTCCACCGAAACCCTGCCACTGGTTATGCAGCAGCTGTCATAGACGTGGCTCAGAGCACCAACTCCCTTCACTCTGTTCAAAGGGATGTTCAGAGGCTCTTGAAACTCCTCCAAACTGTGAACTTTGAATCATTTGTGGCTGACCCTTCAAGGATTGAGGAGGTTAGAAGACAAGCTTTGAAGAGGGTGTTGGAGAAGGGAAATTTCCACAGGCATGTGGTTACCATTTTGAAGATGCTGCTGAAGAAGAACAAGTTGGGGATTGTGCAACAAGTGTTGCAAGAGTTTGAAAGGATCTATGATGAGCTTTGTGGGACTCAAGTGGTGTTGGTTTCATCTGAGAAAAAAATGGGGGAAGATGAATTGTTGGGGATTGTTAAGAGCGTGCAGCAAATGAGTGGAGCAGTGAGGGTGAAGGTAAAAAATTTGGTTCCAGAGAGTTTGGCCTCTTTTGCTGTGTAA
- the LOC130727345 gene encoding uncharacterized protein LOC130727345, whose product MEPAAAAFVFSQGSGGGTKEPPDKDQRGGIQSVSFRDKLVGTKAVGVVGADVDLRDEGLFTIMHDGGNRLLPRCYINEDVFQSVCAPWKDTIVVKLLGKTVGFMAMRDRLKALWRPRGGMDVLDIGHGYFMVNFDIEADRQHAVEGGPWLMFDHYLCMRPWTPEFIASEAKEETTCVWIRFPSLSVALYDKRILKALAAAVGKPIKVDLKREVCQGMCRD is encoded by the coding sequence ATGGAACCAGCGGCGGCAGCGTTCGTGTTCTCTCAAGGAAGCGGCGGCGGCACCAAAGAGCCACCGGATAAAGATCAAAGAGGAGGTATCCAATCAGTCTCGTTTAGGGACAAACTTGTGGGTACAAAGGCAGTTGGTGTCGTCGGAGCGGATGTTGATTTGCGCGATGAAGGTTTGTTCACGATAATGCATGATGGGGGGAATCGTCTCCTTCCCCGCTGCTATATCAATGAGGATGTGTTCCAGAGTGTCTGTGCACCATGGAAAGACACCATAGTGGTCAAGTTGCTCGGTAAGACAGTGGGTTTCATGGCCATGAGGGATAGACTAAAAGCACTGTGGCGCCCTCGTGGAGGTATGGATGTGTTAGATATTGGCCATGGATACTTCATGGTCAATTTTGATATTGAAGCAGATAGACAGCATGCAGTGGAGGGAGGACCCTGGCTCATGTTTGATCATTATTTGTGTATGCGGCCATGGACACCAGAGTTCATAGCATCTGAAGCAAAAGAGGAAACAACATGTGTCTGGATCAGGTTCCCAAGTTTGAGTGTAGCATTGTATGACAAGCGTATCCTCAAGGCGCTGGCGGCTGCTGTAGGAAAACCTATTAAGGTGGATCTCAAGAGGGAAGTTTGCCAGGGTATGTGTCGAGATTGA
- the LOC130731419 gene encoding serine/arginine-rich splicing factor RS31-like isoform X2 has translation MKPVFVGNFEYETRQSELERLFAKYGRIERVDMKSGFAFVYFEEERDAEDAIRALDNFPFGYEKRRLSVEWARGERGRGRDGPRTNQKPTKTLFVINFDPIRTRVQDIERHFEPYGKVVHVRIRRNFAFVQFETQEDATKALECTHMSKVLDRVVSVEYSLRDDDEKGDRYNSPRRGGGYGRSRSPVYRRRSSPDYGRPRSPVYDRYNGPGYDKRRSPDYGRPRSPDLGRHRSPEYGRYRSRSPIRRP, from the exons ATGAAGCCGGTTTTCGTTGGAAACTTTGAGTACGAAACCCGTCAGTCAGAGCTCGAACGCTTGTTCGCCAAGTATGGTAGGATTGAGCGCGTTGACATGAAATCTG GTTTTGCATTTGTTTATTTTGAGGAAGAGCGAGATGCTGAGGATGCAATTCGTGCACTTGACAATTTTCCATTTGGATATGAAAAGCGAAGGCTTTCAGTGGAGTGGGCTAGG GGTGAACGTGGCCGTGGTCGAGATGGCCCAAGGACAAACCAGAAGCCTACAAAGACCTTATTTGTGATTAATTTTGACCCAATTCGTACTAGAGTCCAAGATATCGAAAGACACTTCGAGCCTTATGGGAAGGTTGTTCATGTTCGAATTCGTAGGAACTTTGCATTTGTGCAATTTGAAACACAAGAAGATGCTACTAAAGCTCTCGAGTGTACTCATATGAG TAAGGTACTGGACAGAGTGGTCTCTGTGGAGTATTCTCTCAGGGATGATGATGAGAAGGGTGACAGATATAACAGTCCTAGAAGAGGAGGGGGTTATGGAAGATCGCGCAGTCCAGTTTATCGTAGGCGATCTAGCCCTGACTATGGACGTCCACGCAGCCCTGTGTATGACAGGTACAATGGACCGGGCTATGACAAACGCAGGAGCCCTGATTATGGTAGGCCTAGGAGCCCTGATCTTGGCAGGCACAGGAGTCCTGAATATGGTAGATATCGCAG TCGCTCACCGATCCGGAGGCCATGA
- the LOC130731419 gene encoding serine/arginine-rich splicing factor RS31-like isoform X1, producing the protein MLGYGIHNLRSQFWIKTLKLQSSFSSSFNASKASCASALTYNAGFAFVYFEEERDAEDAIRALDNFPFGYEKRRLSVEWARGERGRGRDGPRTNQKPTKTLFVINFDPIRTRVQDIERHFEPYGKVVHVRIRRNFAFVQFETQEDATKALECTHMSKVLDRVVSVEYSLRDDDEKGDRYNSPRRGGGYGRSRSPVYRRRSSPDYGRPRSPVYDRYNGPGYDKRRSPDYGRPRSPDLGRHRSPEYGRYRSRSPIRRP; encoded by the exons ATGCTTGGCTATGGCATTCACAATCTCAGATCTCAATTTTGGATTAAAACCCTTAAATTGCAATCATCGTTTTCTTCCTCATTCAACGCCTCTAAAGCTTCATGTGCATCAGCCCTCACATATAATGCAG GTTTTGCATTTGTTTATTTTGAGGAAGAGCGAGATGCTGAGGATGCAATTCGTGCACTTGACAATTTTCCATTTGGATATGAAAAGCGAAGGCTTTCAGTGGAGTGGGCTAGG GGTGAACGTGGCCGTGGTCGAGATGGCCCAAGGACAAACCAGAAGCCTACAAAGACCTTATTTGTGATTAATTTTGACCCAATTCGTACTAGAGTCCAAGATATCGAAAGACACTTCGAGCCTTATGGGAAGGTTGTTCATGTTCGAATTCGTAGGAACTTTGCATTTGTGCAATTTGAAACACAAGAAGATGCTACTAAAGCTCTCGAGTGTACTCATATGAG TAAGGTACTGGACAGAGTGGTCTCTGTGGAGTATTCTCTCAGGGATGATGATGAGAAGGGTGACAGATATAACAGTCCTAGAAGAGGAGGGGGTTATGGAAGATCGCGCAGTCCAGTTTATCGTAGGCGATCTAGCCCTGACTATGGACGTCCACGCAGCCCTGTGTATGACAGGTACAATGGACCGGGCTATGACAAACGCAGGAGCCCTGATTATGGTAGGCCTAGGAGCCCTGATCTTGGCAGGCACAGGAGTCCTGAATATGGTAGATATCGCAG TCGCTCACCGATCCGGAGGCCATGA